The following are encoded together in the Monodelphis domestica isolate mMonDom1 chromosome 5, mMonDom1.pri, whole genome shotgun sequence genome:
- the JOSD1 gene encoding josephin-1 — MSCMPWRGDKTKSGSLELPQPAPPQIYHEKQRRELCALHALNNVFQDSNAFTRETLQEIFQRLSPNTMVTPHKKSMLGNGNYDVNVIMAALQTKGYEAVWWDKRRDVSVIALSNVMGFIMNLPSSLCWGPLKLPLKRQHWICVREVGGTYYNLDSKLKMPEWIGGESELRKFLKHQLRGKNCELLLVVPEEVEAHQTWRADV; from the exons ATGAGTTGCATGCCATGGAGAGGTGACAAGACCAAATCAGGATCATTAGAACTACCCCAGCCAGCGCCCCCCCAAATCTACCATGAGAAGCAGCGCCGTGAGCTGTGTGCCCTCCATGCACTCAACAATGTCTTCCAGGACAGCAACGCCTTCACCCGGGAAACACTACAGGAGATTTTCCAGAG ACTGTCTCCAAACACCATGGTGACACCCCACAAGAAGAGCATGCTGGGAAATGGGAACTATGATGTGAATGTCATCATGGCGGCCCTTCAGACCAAGGGCTATGAAGCAGTTTGGTGGGACAAGCGAAG gGATGTCAGTGTCATTGCCCTCTCTAATGTCATGGGCTTCATCATGAATCTCCCCTCTAGCCTCTGCTGGGGTCCATTGAAGCTTCCACTCAAAAGGCAGCATTGGATCTGTGTCCGAGAGGTGGGGGGCACCTACTACAACCTTGACTCCAAGCTCAAGATGCCCGAGTGGATTGGAGGCGAGAGTGAGCTCAG GAAATTTTTGAAACATCAGCTCCGAGGGAAGAACTGTGAGCTGCTGCTGGTCGTCCCAGAAGAGGTGGAGGCCCACCAGACTTGGAGGGCAGATGTGTAA